The following proteins come from a genomic window of Nostoc sp. TCL26-01:
- a CDS encoding NYN domain-containing protein — translation MKFNTVIFYDIENLLKGYSFSQQMIANLSLEEILESIRKTEKLGQIAVQRAYANWSDSRLSVMRGEINELGIDPIQVFGFSREQKKNAADIQLAIDAIDLAHVRPSLEVFVIVSGDGGFAALAKKLHEYGKTVIGCAYRNATNKTFQAVCDDFVWITDPDEEEHQYRASFQTLTIKQSDGFDPRNSRLINQVKRTTSSSSEDIVVKTKEILNWYASDRFCQSDLARSGIYLSVIQQAISYIIPGLQPIQLGFARFIEYMQYVCQGSELCIARIPPSQVILALRSSVPKGSEVLPDLNSREIHSVDTYRSILASGSPIYRLPSPEDLYAISNWIVRNPVRQVDLGTAIEEIVTALSGEISSEIVKFTLFSFISAEMFIREPEGVHVSEQKLSFRDDIQSLETVIRILKTGVMQKINTILPSVNEEVLRQILPDAS, via the coding sequence ATGAAATTCAACACGGTAATTTTTTATGATATTGAGAATCTATTAAAAGGGTATAGTTTTTCACAGCAAATGATTGCAAATTTATCTTTAGAGGAGATTCTTGAATCAATTCGTAAAACTGAAAAACTTGGGCAAATTGCCGTACAGCGAGCATATGCAAATTGGAGCGATTCTCGCCTTTCAGTCATGCGTGGAGAAATCAATGAGCTTGGCATAGATCCAATTCAAGTTTTTGGATTTTCTCGGGAACAGAAGAAAAATGCGGCAGATATTCAACTTGCTATTGATGCTATTGACTTAGCTCACGTTCGTCCATCTTTAGAAGTGTTTGTTATTGTCTCAGGAGATGGTGGTTTTGCTGCTCTTGCCAAAAAATTACATGAGTATGGAAAAACTGTAATTGGTTGCGCTTACAGGAATGCGACTAATAAAACTTTTCAAGCTGTTTGTGATGATTTTGTTTGGATAACAGACCCAGATGAAGAAGAACATCAATATAGAGCAAGCTTTCAAACTTTAACCATTAAGCAATCTGATGGGTTTGATCCGCGAAACTCTCGCCTCATCAATCAAGTTAAACGGACAACATCTTCTTCATCGGAAGATATTGTAGTGAAAACAAAAGAAATATTAAATTGGTATGCTAGTGATCGATTCTGCCAATCAGACTTAGCTCGTTCTGGGATTTATTTGTCAGTTATACAACAAGCAATCAGTTATATAATTCCAGGACTTCAGCCTATTCAACTAGGTTTTGCCAGATTCATTGAATATATGCAATATGTATGTCAAGGGTCAGAATTATGCATAGCACGTATTCCTCCTTCACAAGTGATCTTAGCTCTTCGCAGTTCAGTTCCTAAAGGAAGCGAAGTTTTACCTGATCTGAACTCCAGAGAAATTCACTCAGTTGATACATATCGATCAATTTTGGCATCAGGGTCACCTATTTATCGCCTTCCGTCGCCGGAAGATTTATACGCAATCTCAAATTGGATTGTTAGAAATCCAGTTCGTCAAGTTGATCTTGGAACGGCTATCGAGGAAATAGTTACTGCATTAAGTGGAGAAATTTCATCAGAGATAGTGAAGTTTACATTATTCAGTTTTATTTCAGCAGAAATGTTTATTCGAGAACCCGAAGGCGTTCACGTTTCTGAACAAAAGCTATCATTTCGAGATGATATTCAGTCTTTAGAAACTGTCATACGTATCTTGAAAACTGGAGTTATGCAAAAAATAAACACTATTCTCCCTTCTGTCAATGAAGAGGTGTTGCGACAAATTCTGCCAGATGCCAGCTAA
- a CDS encoding DUF2808 domain-containing protein, with product MRLAVLLGRAIATLVILKSCTINQSQAIQLQDGTVYFVQPPRLVEVTTTYNEVNFWSATYYFTVSLPENASEPLQQITINQHEGVDDIRFDLEKSFAFEGTRSRKGQKIGLKDVTRENKTRTLSVIFDPPVPPGKTITIGLKPWQNPSVAGVYLFGVTASPPGEKTHSQFLGYGRLQFYQRSFFGFP from the coding sequence ATGCGCCTGGCAGTTTTATTGGGTAGAGCGATCGCCACCTTAGTCATTCTCAAAAGTTGTACTATCAACCAAAGTCAAGCAATTCAATTGCAAGATGGTACAGTCTATTTTGTCCAACCACCACGGCTTGTGGAAGTGACAACAACCTATAATGAAGTCAATTTTTGGAGTGCAACCTATTATTTCACCGTCAGCCTACCAGAAAACGCCAGCGAACCCCTACAACAGATCACGATTAATCAGCACGAAGGAGTAGATGATATTCGCTTCGACTTGGAAAAAAGTTTTGCCTTTGAAGGTACACGTTCCCGTAAAGGTCAGAAAATTGGCTTAAAAGATGTCACCAGGGAAAATAAAACTAGAACATTATCTGTAATATTTGACCCTCCAGTACCTCCTGGCAAAACTATCACCATTGGTTTAAAACCTTGGCAAAATCCCTCCGTGGCCGGAGTTTATCTATTTGGAGTTACAGCCTCGCCTCCAGGCGAAAAAACCCACAGTCAATTTCTCGGTTATGGTCGATTGCAATTTTATCAACGCAGTTTCTTTGGTTTTCCGTAA
- a CDS encoding DUF4149 domain-containing protein encodes MNAISKVEFKHPSWQTAILFALGFWLSASLVLDWVIMPSLYLSGMMSQAGFTTAGYVIFWVFNRLELLSAAVVLTGVLVWRKTHDHNNINGMISALMLLAIALLNTYFFTPQMSAVGVNLNLFATASTIPDQMNLLHGGYFFLEVTKLIVGGTLFSWCWRQS; translated from the coding sequence ATGAATGCTATTTCTAAAGTTGAATTCAAGCACCCAAGTTGGCAAACTGCTATCTTGTTTGCTCTTGGCTTTTGGCTGAGTGCTAGCCTTGTTTTAGATTGGGTAATTATGCCTAGTCTATATCTGTCAGGGATGATGAGCCAAGCAGGTTTTACTACAGCAGGTTATGTGATTTTTTGGGTTTTTAATCGCTTGGAATTATTATCTGCGGCTGTAGTCTTGACTGGCGTACTGGTTTGGCGAAAAACTCATGACCACAACAACATTAACGGTATGATTTCTGCTTTGATGCTGTTAGCGATCGCTCTATTAAATACTTACTTCTTCACTCCTCAAATGTCGGCTGTGGGAGTGAATCTGAATTTATTTGCTACAGCATCGACAATTCCTGACCAAATGAATCTACTACATGGCGGTTATTTTTTCCTAGAAGTAACCAAATTAATAGTAGGCGGTACACTTTTTAGCTGGTGCTGGCGACAGTCTTAA
- a CDS encoding TMEM165/GDT1 family protein yields the protein MDWHLLGLSFITVFLSELGDKSQLAAIALSGRGQSVRAVFFGSAAALLLTSFLGALAGGAVAELLPTRILKAIAAVGFAILAARLLLFNQAESEESPEAEQ from the coding sequence ATGGATTGGCATCTTTTAGGATTAAGTTTTATTACGGTTTTTTTGTCAGAACTAGGTGACAAGAGTCAGTTAGCAGCGATCGCACTTTCTGGTCGTGGTCAGTCTGTGCGTGCAGTATTCTTTGGTAGTGCGGCGGCGTTACTCTTAACCAGCTTTTTAGGTGCATTAGCTGGGGGTGCTGTAGCTGAACTTTTACCTACGCGCATATTAAAAGCGATCGCTGCGGTAGGGTTTGCTATCCTCGCTGCTAGGCTATTGTTATTTAATCAAGCAGAGTCTGAGGAATCACCAGAAGCAGAACAATAA
- a CDS encoding TMEM165/GDT1 family protein, translated as MKLDSAPATLAEISKTVSQLELKDSDESPLTTIIEPIEPVVTDSPKKQDSAIVVFATTFVTIFLAEIGDKTQLSTLLMSAESHSPWVVFLGSGAALITTSLLGVLLGSWVSKRFSAKTLDKSAGIMLLFISLTLFWDVLHS; from the coding sequence GTGAAACTTGACTCTGCACCTGCAACCCTAGCTGAAATCTCTAAAACTGTAAGCCAGCTAGAATTAAAAGATAGTGATGAATCTCCACTCACTACTATTATTGAGCCAATTGAGCCTGTTGTTACCGATAGTCCAAAAAAACAGGATTCAGCAATTGTTGTTTTTGCTACTACCTTTGTAACTATCTTTTTAGCAGAAATTGGTGATAAAACCCAGCTATCAACTCTATTGATGAGTGCAGAGTCTCACTCGCCTTGGGTAGTTTTTCTGGGTTCTGGAGCAGCATTAATTACCACTAGTTTGTTAGGTGTGCTATTGGGTAGCTGGGTATCTAAGCGCTTCAGTGCCAAAACTTTGGACAAATCAGCAGGAATCATGCTGTTGTTTATTTCTCTCACTTTGTTTTGGGATGTATTGCACAGTTAG
- a CDS encoding chromophore lyase CpcT/CpeT → MGFSNHLITLGNYLAGEFDNREQAMSEPVWFVHLRLWQRPVDLFTDDSFTLFAEQANIVNLDRPYRQRILRLMPHPDSEKLLRVQYYMIKDPSVVIGAGRNPSLLKTLTLDHLELLPGCILIVNQHAITPNNYQFIATPPPDVCCTFTYLGNTVQVALGFDVTEVELKTYDKGIDQETGKATWGAITGPYHYTKREQY, encoded by the coding sequence ATGGGCTTTTCAAATCACTTAATTACATTAGGTAATTATCTAGCAGGAGAATTTGATAATCGAGAACAAGCCATGTCTGAACCTGTTTGGTTTGTTCACTTGCGTCTTTGGCAAAGACCAGTTGATTTATTTACAGACGATAGCTTTACTCTATTTGCCGAACAAGCGAATATAGTCAATTTAGATCGTCCTTATCGCCAACGCATTCTGCGATTAATGCCTCATCCTGATTCAGAAAAGTTGTTACGTGTACAGTATTACATGATTAAAGACCCTAGTGTTGTCATTGGTGCAGGTCGTAATCCCAGCTTACTGAAAACACTAACTCTAGATCACTTAGAACTACTACCTGGTTGCATTCTTATAGTTAATCAGCACGCAATCACACCTAACAATTACCAATTTATCGCTACTCCCCCTCCAGATGTATGTTGTACATTCACCTATTTGGGTAATACGGTGCAAGTTGCGTTAGGTTTTGATGTGACAGAGGTAGAATTAAAAACTTACGATAAAGGAATTGACCAAGAAACAGGCAAAGCAACTTGGGGAGCAATTACAGGGCCCTATCACTACACCAAGCGGGAACAGTATTAA
- a CDS encoding STAS domain-containing protein: MIHIEQTTYTTQDSNTVIVLTPAGRLDITTAWQFRLKLQECISKLSHHVVVNLGQVNFIDSSGLTSLVAGMRDADKVKGSFRICNVHPEAKLVFEVTMMDTVFEIFETEEEALEGVPRSIAS; the protein is encoded by the coding sequence GTGATTCATATAGAACAGACCACTTATACAACTCAAGACAGTAACACCGTTATTGTCTTGACACCAGCAGGTCGCCTAGACATCACAACTGCTTGGCAATTTCGCCTAAAATTACAAGAGTGTATTTCTAAACTCAGCCATCATGTAGTTGTGAATCTTGGCCAGGTAAACTTTATAGATAGTTCTGGTCTTACCTCTCTGGTTGCCGGGATGCGTGATGCTGATAAAGTAAAAGGTAGCTTTCGCATCTGTAACGTTCACCCAGAAGCAAAACTCGTGTTTGAAGTAACTATGATGGATACAGTCTTTGAAATTTTCGAGACTGAAGAGGAAGCTTTAGAAGGTGTACCCCGTAGTATTGCTAGTTAA
- the hemF gene encoding oxygen-dependent coproporphyrinogen oxidase yields MVINSQTPTVKAKLSPSLPATDAKARVSHFMKQLQDEITQALAELDGVGKFHEDSWERPEGGGGRSRVLRDGAIFEQAGVNFSEVWGSHLPPSILAQRPEAEGHRFYATGTSLVLHPRNPYVPTVHLNYRYFEAGPVWWFGGGADLTPYYPFAEDAAHFHNTLKHSCDQHHPEYYPTFKRWCDEYFYLKHRNETRGVGGLFFDYQDGQGVLYRGPNPKGEAANYSNQVGEPAPRNWEDLFSFIQGSGRAFLPAYVPIVERRHGIEYGDRQRNFQLYRRGRYVEFNLVYDRGTIFGLQTNGRTESILMSLPPLVRWEYGYQPEPNSPEAELYDTFLKPQDWSNWTPNH; encoded by the coding sequence ATGGTAATCAACTCACAAACCCCAACTGTCAAAGCCAAATTATCACCATCTTTGCCAGCGACTGATGCGAAGGCTAGAGTCAGTCATTTTATGAAACAGTTACAAGATGAGATTACACAAGCCTTAGCAGAACTCGATGGTGTAGGTAAATTTCACGAAGATAGTTGGGAACGTCCAGAAGGCGGTGGTGGGCGATCGCGTGTGCTACGTGATGGGGCAATATTTGAACAAGCTGGTGTAAATTTTTCTGAAGTTTGGGGTTCCCATCTACCACCCTCAATTTTAGCTCAACGTCCTGAAGCTGAGGGACACCGCTTTTACGCTACAGGTACATCCCTGGTGTTACATCCCCGTAACCCTTATGTACCAACAGTTCACCTCAATTATCGCTATTTTGAAGCCGGCCCTGTGTGGTGGTTTGGTGGTGGTGCTGACTTAACACCTTACTACCCCTTTGCCGAAGATGCAGCCCATTTCCACAACACCTTGAAGCATTCTTGTGACCAACATCACCCAGAATATTACCCAACATTTAAGCGCTGGTGTGATGAATATTTTTATCTCAAGCACCGTAATGAAACCAGAGGTGTCGGTGGTCTATTTTTCGATTACCAAGATGGCCAAGGTGTTTTGTATCGTGGCCCCAACCCCAAAGGCGAAGCTGCCAATTATAGTAACCAAGTAGGAGAACCCGCACCCCGCAATTGGGAAGACTTGTTTAGCTTTATCCAAGGTTCGGGCAGAGCCTTTTTACCTGCTTATGTTCCCATTGTAGAACGTCGTCATGGGATAGAGTATGGCGATCGCCAACGGAATTTCCAACTTTATCGTCGCGGTAGATACGTCGAATTTAACTTGGTTTATGACCGAGGCACAATTTTTGGCTTACAAACTAACGGGCGTACTGAATCTATCTTGATGTCTTTACCACCTCTAGTCCGTTGGGAATACGGTTATCAACCAGAACCAAATTCCCCAGAAGCAGAGTTGTATGATACATTCCTCAAGCCTCAAGATTGGAGCAACTGGACACCCAATCATTAG
- a CDS encoding SRPBCC family protein, which translates to MRSWLSKFVHRKRRKFRVSLAQTYREISSATVDELWQKVVDLTDVSWHPLLKSTNVPYGLVPKPGLIYQAVTRFSPIPIQIFVERVNPRELLSIRVMAIPGVEERVTYQVESTVCGTCLSYSVTLRGWLSPLIWSFSRPYADRVARSLVEAVEKAALQAVSAKKKPFNGIGDWGLGIGD; encoded by the coding sequence ATGAGATCGTGGTTATCCAAATTCGTTCACCGCAAACGCCGTAAATTTCGCGTTTCTCTGGCACAGACGTATCGAGAAATTAGTTCTGCTACCGTCGATGAACTGTGGCAAAAGGTAGTAGATTTAACAGATGTTTCCTGGCATCCATTATTGAAAAGTACTAACGTCCCCTACGGCTTAGTACCCAAACCAGGATTAATTTATCAAGCTGTAACTCGCTTTTCCCCTATTCCCATCCAAATTTTTGTCGAACGTGTCAACCCCAGGGAATTACTCAGTATCCGAGTCATGGCTATCCCTGGGGTAGAAGAACGGGTGACATACCAAGTAGAATCTACAGTCTGCGGTACTTGTTTATCTTACTCAGTGACATTACGTGGTTGGTTATCGCCCCTAATTTGGTCATTTTCTCGCCCTTACGCAGATCGTGTGGCACGTTCTCTAGTGGAAGCAGTCGAAAAAGCCGCATTGCAAGCAGTTTCAGCCAAGAAGAAGCCGTTTAATGGGATTGGGGATTGGGGATTGGGGATTGGGGATTAG
- a CDS encoding Mrp/NBP35 family ATP-binding protein: MYDVLDAQSVLEVLRPVQDPELRKSLVELNMIRNVKIESGRVSFTLVLTTPACPLREFIVEDCQKAVKKLPGVIDVSVDVTAETPQQKNVPDRNNVPGVKNIIAISSGKGGVGKSTVAVNVAVALAQTGAKVGLLDADIYGPNDPTMLGLADAQIVVRSTEKGEVLEPAFNHGVKLVSMGFLIDRDQPVIWRGPMLNGVIRQFLYQVQWGELDYLIVDMPPGTGDAQLTLTQAVPMSGAVIVTTPQNVALLDSRKGLRMFQQMNVSVLGIVENMSYFIPPDMPGKQYDIFGSGGGSKTAAELGVPLLGCVPLEISTRIGGDNGVPIVVADPNSASAKALKAIALAIAGKVSVAALT, from the coding sequence ATGTACGATGTTCTTGATGCCCAATCTGTTTTAGAAGTTTTGCGACCAGTGCAAGATCCAGAATTGCGGAAAAGTCTGGTAGAACTGAACATGATCCGCAATGTCAAAATTGAGAGTGGTAGGGTGAGTTTCACTTTGGTTTTGACTACACCGGCTTGTCCGTTGCGGGAATTTATTGTCGAAGATTGCCAAAAAGCGGTGAAAAAGCTACCTGGGGTGATTGATGTGAGTGTGGATGTGACAGCAGAAACACCCCAGCAAAAAAATGTACCCGATCGCAACAACGTCCCTGGAGTCAAAAATATTATTGCTATCTCCAGTGGTAAGGGTGGTGTAGGTAAAAGCACGGTAGCTGTAAATGTGGCTGTGGCTTTGGCGCAAACAGGAGCAAAAGTCGGCTTACTGGATGCGGACATCTACGGGCCCAATGATCCCACAATGTTAGGGCTAGCTGATGCACAAATTGTCGTGCGTTCCACGGAAAAAGGTGAGGTTCTCGAACCTGCTTTTAATCATGGCGTGAAATTGGTTTCCATGGGCTTTTTAATTGATCGGGATCAGCCTGTGATTTGGCGGGGGCCAATGTTAAATGGAGTAATTCGCCAATTCCTCTATCAAGTGCAGTGGGGTGAACTTGATTATTTAATTGTGGATATGCCTCCAGGCACAGGAGATGCTCAGTTAACCTTAACTCAGGCAGTGCCAATGTCAGGGGCTGTGATTGTCACCACACCGCAAAATGTGGCGTTGTTAGATTCGCGTAAAGGTTTGCGGATGTTTCAGCAAATGAACGTGTCTGTTTTGGGAATAGTAGAAAACATGAGTTACTTTATTCCTCCAGATATGCCAGGCAAACAGTACGATATCTTTGGTTCCGGTGGCGGCTCTAAAACAGCAGCCGAGTTGGGTGTACCTTTATTAGGCTGTGTACCTTTGGAGATTTCCACAAGAATCGGCGGTGACAATGGTGTGCCTATAGTAGTAGCTGATCCTAATTCAGCCTCAGCAAAAGCCTTAAAAGCGATCGCTCTAGCAATTGCAGGTAAGGTGTCAGTTGCGGCTTTAACATGA
- the rodA gene encoding rod shape-determining protein RodA, which yields MLLKRSLPKIRWKSWVKPWQQVDLLLFCLPVGVSIFGGLMILSTELKQPVTDWWWHWLVAGIGTLIALFIARCRYENLLQWHWITYALTNLSLIAVMIAGTSAKGAQRWISVAGFNVQPSEFAKVGIIITLAALLHKSTAATLPNFCRALAFTGLPWLLVFVQPDLATSLVFGAIVLGMLYWANANPGWLILLISPIVAAILFGTHWPLSAPLVLFKEIALGPLGIIWSLAMGIVGWKTLPWRRFGIAGIGAFSLNMLGGELGVFAWNHVLKDYQKDRLTTFLRPGENLLGAGYHQHQSRIAIGAGEVWGWGLFKGPMTQLNFVPEQHTDFIFSAVGEEFGFIGCLVVLFVFCLICWRLLHVAQTAKDNFGSLLAIGVLSMIVFQLIVNVGMTVGLAPVAGIPLPWMSYGRSAMLTNFISLGIVESVANFRQRQKYYF from the coding sequence ATGTTGTTAAAACGATCGCTCCCCAAAATTCGCTGGAAGTCTTGGGTTAAGCCTTGGCAACAGGTCGATTTGCTACTATTTTGTTTGCCTGTAGGAGTTAGCATTTTTGGCGGTTTGATGATTCTCAGTACAGAACTCAAACAGCCTGTGACAGACTGGTGGTGGCACTGGTTGGTTGCTGGTATCGGTACTTTGATCGCTTTATTTATTGCTCGCTGTCGTTACGAAAACTTGCTGCAATGGCATTGGATAACTTATGCACTAACAAATCTCAGCCTGATTGCGGTGATGATTGCTGGGACTAGTGCTAAAGGCGCTCAAAGGTGGATCAGTGTTGCTGGCTTTAATGTCCAGCCTTCTGAATTTGCCAAAGTGGGGATCATCATTACATTAGCAGCCTTATTACACAAAAGTACGGCGGCTACCTTACCGAATTTTTGCCGGGCTTTAGCCTTCACTGGATTACCTTGGTTGTTGGTATTTGTCCAGCCGGATTTAGCAACATCACTGGTGTTTGGGGCGATCGTTTTAGGGATGTTGTATTGGGCAAATGCTAACCCTGGTTGGTTAATCCTGTTAATTTCTCCCATAGTCGCAGCAATTTTGTTTGGTACACACTGGCCGTTATCAGCACCATTAGTCTTATTTAAAGAAATAGCTTTGGGGCCTTTAGGGATAATTTGGTCGTTGGCTATGGGGATTGTCGGTTGGAAAACTCTCCCTTGGCGACGGTTTGGCATTGCGGGTATTGGTGCTTTCTCGCTGAATATGCTAGGTGGAGAATTAGGAGTATTTGCCTGGAATCATGTCCTTAAAGACTATCAAAAAGACCGTCTGACCACCTTTCTCCGTCCAGGAGAAAACCTTTTGGGGGCTGGCTACCATCAACACCAATCTCGAATTGCCATCGGTGCAGGGGAAGTGTGGGGTTGGGGTTTGTTTAAGGGGCCGATGACACAACTGAATTTTGTCCCGGAACAGCACACTGACTTTATTTTCTCGGCTGTCGGTGAAGAGTTTGGTTTTATCGGCTGTTTAGTCGTTTTATTTGTCTTCTGCTTGATTTGTTGGCGATTACTGCACGTAGCGCAAACAGCCAAAGATAATTTTGGTTCGCTGTTGGCTATTGGTGTTTTATCAATGATTGTGTTTCAGTTAATCGTCAATGTCGGTATGACTGTGGGTTTAGCACCTGTAGCCGGTATTCCTCTACCGTGGATGAGTTACGGACGTTCTGCGATGTTGACCAATTTTATTTCTCTAGGAATAGTCGAATCGGTGGCAAATTTCCGTCAACGACAGAAGTATTATTTTTGA
- a CDS encoding NAD(P)H dehydrogenase subunit NdhS, producing MILPGATVRVKNPADTYYRYEGLVQRVTDGKVAVLFEGGNWDKLITFRLSELEPVEITPGKKKGK from the coding sequence ATGATTCTACCTGGAGCAACAGTTCGCGTAAAGAATCCGGCAGACACATATTATCGCTACGAAGGACTGGTACAACGGGTAACTGACGGTAAAGTCGCTGTTCTATTTGAAGGCGGTAACTGGGATAAACTCATCACCTTTCGCCTATCAGAACTAGAACCTGTAGAAATCACCCCCGGTAAAAAGAAAGGAAAGTAA
- a CDS encoding HAS-barrel domain-containing protein yields the protein MRLPLPQFNRSDRSPSHIAEVVETTTTEFLAQCLEPEDLSFPSMPPFGSWVCAVDEESGNQVYAVVYHATTMPVDSVHRAVAMGLSLQDLREEQPQIFAMLKTEFRAAIVGFEGDRKMYQYLPPRPPQIHQAVHRSEPETIVKFTEELDFLRTLLSINGAPVDSLAAATIREVYQLRKADREWLIKAGRTLSILLKDDYDRLRFILSQIHP from the coding sequence ATGCGTCTCCCCTTACCACAGTTTAATAGAAGCGATCGCTCTCCTAGCCACATTGCCGAGGTGGTGGAAACTACAACTACTGAATTTTTAGCACAGTGTTTAGAACCAGAAGACTTAAGCTTTCCATCTATGCCGCCGTTTGGTAGTTGGGTGTGCGCTGTGGATGAAGAGTCAGGTAATCAAGTCTATGCTGTGGTGTATCATGCTACTACAATGCCTGTGGATTCTGTGCATAGAGCAGTAGCGATGGGGTTGTCGTTGCAAGATTTGCGCGAAGAACAACCCCAAATATTTGCTATGCTCAAGACAGAATTTCGAGCAGCGATCGTTGGCTTTGAGGGCGATCGCAAGATGTATCAGTATCTACCACCCCGTCCGCCACAAATCCATCAAGCAGTACACCGTTCCGAACCGGAAACCATAGTTAAATTTACGGAAGAATTAGATTTTTTGCGGACTTTGCTGTCAATTAACGGCGCACCAGTGGATTCTTTAGCCGCAGCTACTATTCGTGAAGTCTACCAGTTACGCAAAGCTGACCGTGAATGGTTAATCAAAGCTGGACGCACTCTTAGCATACTCCTAAAAGATGACTACGATCGCCTACGGTTTATTTTGAGTCAAATCCACCCATAG